The following nucleotide sequence is from Candidatus Korarchaeota archaeon NZ13-K.
GGTGCCTAGGATGAGCTTGGGATCAGCGCCCAAAGTAGAAATTCTAGAAGCTGGAAAATGGAGCGAAAAGAATCCAAGATCCTCGACAGGTAAGTCCGTGAGCGTTTCCGTTGCGTAAACCCTGAAGGCCCCACAGGACCTCTCTAAGTAGACTCCCAGCTCCCTCATCAGCACGGTATTCATGCTCCGATTCCCTCCGGAGGTATCAAGGCTCCCCGCCGACCTCCCGAAGAATCTTGGATTCAGGCATTCACCCTCAATTTCCGCGGTGGGGGTGGAGATAAACCTGCCCCATATTCGCCTGGCAGCAGATATCAACGCAGTGCAGTTCTACTGGAACTGCAATGTTTTTCAAAGCGATTTCAAGGGGGGACCCGTGAGGGTCGCGATTCAGGGGGAGAGGGGATCCTACAGCGAGGAGGCCGTTATTCAGTACTTCTCCGAAAAATACGAGCTGATCAGCAAGGAATACCTCGAGGATGTTTTCAATGCAGTTAAATGTGGTGAGGCTGATTACGGTGTGATACCCGTTGAGAACTCCTCGACCGGTAGCATAAGGAAATCCCTAGACCTGCTACTCACCGAGGACGTGAGGGTAATCGGGGAGGTGAAGGTTAAGGTTTCTCATGCCCTTCTCGGCGTGAAAGGGGCGAAGTTAAGCGATATAGAGCGGGTATATTCTCATCCTGAGGCTATATCTCAGTGCGAGAGCTTCTTGAGGAGGAACAAGTGGGTTGTCATCCCCAGCCCAGATACCGCTGGCGCCGCGAGGTTCGTGGCCGAGGCCAATGATAGGAGGCTGGCCGCGGTGGCCAGCGAAAGGGCTGCTTCAATATACGGATTGGAGGTGATAGCCAGGGACATCCAAGACATCCCGGTGAACATAACTAGGTTCTTCGTGATCTCCTTGAGCGATGAGGTGAGCGAGGATGCTGATACGACGGCCGCCTTTTTCGCGACTAGGCACGTTCCCGGCGCGCTCTGGCGCGCATTGGGCGCGTTCGCCAAGAGAGGCATAAACCTGCTCTGGCTTGAATCCAGGCCGATCAAAGGCGAACCATGGAACTACTCGTTCTACGTCGAGTTCGAGGGATCAATCTCGGATGATTCCGTGAGAGAGGCTATTCGAGAGCTCGGAGAGCTGAGCCTCTGGGTGAAGGTGCTGGGAAGTTACAAGAGGATGGCATTAGAGTAAGATCTCCCTCCTGAACCTCTCACTCAGGGCTCTGACCTCCTCTTCATCCTTCGAGCTGGCATAAGCCCTTAGCCTTTCCTCATTCAACCTGAGGAACTCGGCCCCCCAGTTGAACGGGTAGAGCAGCTTGAGCGCGAGCTCCTCATATCCTAGTATAATCAATGCCGAGGCGATGGCCTCGACCGTTGATAGGTACTCAGGAACACCGTAATTTACTGGATTCGCAGCTACGAGAAATGGAAGTCTCCTCTGAATGCCAGGAGGCCACCTAACTTCACCTATCCTCCTCCAAGAGGCATCCACCGCCACAACGGCCCTAGCAAGGCTCCTGTCCCTTGGGCACAGGTACCTCATGGAGAGAGGGTTCAGCACTATGGATCCTCTGGAGGGCCTGTATCTCTCCGCTAACTTCAGCCTGAGGAGTTTTGCTCCCGTTGCCCTCCTGGGATCATCCTGCTCCAGCCTCAGCACGTAGACCCTGATGCTCACTTCAACTTCTCCAGCACTATGAAAGTTACCGTGTTCTCGACACCCTCCTGGCTCCTGAGGCCCTCTATTATCTTAGCCAGCTCGAACGTGTTGGCTGCTTCCACTTTCATCAGAAAATCAAACTCCCCGGTTACGTAAAACACCTCCTTTATCTTTTCATTGGCCGAGAATGATCTCTTAAGATCGGTGGTGCTGGAGGGTCTAACACTGACGGCTAT
It contains:
- a CDS encoding prephenate dehydratase → MLRFPPEVSRLPADLPKNLGFRHSPSISAVGVEINLPHIRLAADINAVQFYWNCNVFQSDFKGGPVRVAIQGERGSYSEEAVIQYFSEKYELISKEYLEDVFNAVKCGEADYGVIPVENSSTGSIRKSLDLLLTEDVRVIGEVKVKVSHALLGVKGAKLSDIERVYSHPEAISQCESFLRRNKWVVIPSPDTAGAARFVAEANDRRLAAVASERAASIYGLEVIARDIQDIPVNITRFFVISLSDEVSEDADTTAAFFATRHVPGALWRALGAFAKRGINLLWLESRPIKGEPWNYSFYVEFEGSISDDSVREAIRELGELSLWVKVLGSYKRMALE
- a CDS encoding DUF367 family protein — protein: MRVYVLRLEQDDPRRATGAKLLRLKLAERYRPSRGSIVLNPLSMRYLCPRDRSLARAVVAVDASWRRIGEVRWPPGIQRRLPFLVAANPVNYGVPEYLSTVEAIASALIILGYEELALKLLYPFNWGAEFLRLNEERLRAYASSKDEEEVRALSERFRREILL
- a CDS encoding Lrp/AsnC family transcriptional regulator — its product is MLEAFIAVSVRPSSTTDLKRSFSANEKIKEVFYVTGEFDFLMKVEAANTFELAKIIEGLRSQEGVENTVTFIVLEKLK